AgattagttaataattaattatttatattttatttgtcaaaaagacaaaaatatattttgattNNNNNNNNNNNNNNNNNNNNNNNNNNNNNNNNNNNNNNNNNNNNNNNNNNNNNNNNNNNNNNNNNNNNNNNNNNNNNNNNNNNNNNNNNNNNNNNNNNNNNNNNNNNNNNNNNNNNNNNNNNNNNNNNNNNNNNNNNNNNNNNNNNNNNNNNNNNNNNNNNNNNNNNNNNNNNNNNNNNNNNNNNNNNNNNNNNNNNNNNNNNNNNNNNNNNNNNNNNNNNNNNNNNNNNNNNNNNNNTAAATTGAGTGAATATAAATCTACTTATATATGTTAATAAATACATAGTAAATCAAATTCGAGTGTGTCATTTATTACTTATGCTAAATTGAGTGAATATAAATCTACTTATATATGTTAATAAATACATAGTAAATCAAATTCGAGTGTGTCATTTATTACTTATGCTACATCCATGGTAAATCGAATTGGAGTGTATCGAATTATTTATATAACGTAAATTTACTAAAGTAATTTGTATAAATTTAGGTTAGCATTgatttatttagattttttaccctaaaaactatcaatatcaaaattaaaaagaaaaaaaacctaaaatagTCCCTAAAATCTTTTGGTAAATACTTTGAACTTTAACCAATCTTACTTACTAAATAAGTTGCTAAACTTTTATGGCATTAGACAAATCAGTCCTCCCATACTATTGTTCATTTACATAAAGAGGACTTTATGTTAAAGTTTTACAAATCATTAAAGACTGTTATgtcttttattaaataatgataaaattaatttgtctattgttttatcaaatttaacataaaaataatatgtttaacaaaataaaaattaagaattgatttggttattaaaatttgttgtgAATTAAATTaaccaatttttaaaaattgatttgaaatattaatcaattaaaaaattaaattaaactaatttggTTAAATATAATGTTAACCATAAAACTGTTTATCACTAAAAATCATCATAAATACATCACatgtgtttttaaaaaatagcagttcatcaaaaattcaaaattgaagCCGCGGTAATGGGTATGCTGAAAGGGGAGGCGGAGTACCGTCTTATTCCTTTAGAGAGTACCAAATCCACATTGTGGTGAATACCGTCGTCACTTTCTGTTATGCATAATCTGCCTTACCTTTTTGGTCCTCAAACATCATTCATACTAAAACTTTAACCGAGTAAACAACTAGAAATCTATCATAACCATAAATTCTtgatttaaaagaaaagaacaaactACAGTAGATAGATCCCGAAATCGCAAGAGAAATTAACCAGCTGGGCGATGGTCACAACACAACCATCACCTGTACAACTAATTAATACCAAGAAGAAATAGATtccacaaataaaaaataaaaaatcaaaagccGTTTCCATTTCCAAACCCATACAACATTCTTCCAACTTCGAACGACACGAAAGCATCAATGCATGCGTATTGAACCTGTTCCGCCGTGAGCCACGCGTTATCCCAACGGCTCCGACTGATTCTTTTAGGCTTCTCGATCTCCAATCCGAGCACCCTTTCCGCCAGACTCTTCAGGCCCGCTCTTTTCATCTCACTCTCACCCAGCACGTTCTCCGCCAGATTTCTCAAATCAACGAAATTCTTCACGTTGAGGTTGTAGTCTTCCAGAAGCTTCTCCACGTCCTCCTCGACTCCCACGCCGAGAAAAGTGTGTCCCTCGTTAACAAGGAAGTCAACGAGAGACTGCGGAACCGAAGGGGAGTGAAGGATCTGAAAGACGAGGCAGCGGTTGCCGATGCAGAGCTGGAGAGTGGCGACTGGGTTGTTGGAGTTGCGGTGGGAGTTGGGACGCCACTCGATGTCGAGGCCGACGAGGacagtggtggtggtggtggaggaggaATGGTGGTTGAGGGTGTCAGAGAGCCAGGTGTCGACGCGGGAGGGAGAAGTGGTGAGGAGAGTGTGGATGGTGTGGGTGTGGAAGATGACGTCATAGAGGTTGTAGTCGTCGTAGGGAAGGTTGTGGTCAACGACGCTGATGATGGCGCGTGTTGTCCCACTCACTTGAGTGGGTGCGTCGTGGTTCTCGTGGTGGTTGGGGTCTCCCATTGAGAAGAGTTGTTGGAATTGTCAGCTATGGCCTATGGAGGATACTCCAATCAATTTATTGATTTTGTCTTGAGGATATCGTTTTGAATTCAAATCAGATTTGAGATATCCCACAGTTTGTCGCACACAGTAATTCGAAACAAGCTGTttgcatgttttttatttatacatgGAAAGaccattaatttttaatttttttaatttaaaataatttttttaatttttaaattattattttttgtatcatgtatttatctaaattattagtacattataaatttttatagtatttttaacatttttaagctatttttttaaaaaattattttatatagaataaaatattttttttttttttaaatttttatattattaattatgtagAAGGATATTGTATTTGAAATTtgagtaaatatatttttaataaatttatttaaattataccacaaaaataatttattccatgcaaaacaattaaaataactactcaaaaaatattagaagtactataaaaatttgtaatatatcTCAATGTTAGGAGCACTATAAAAATTTATGCAATTCGAGTTATTTTGGGCTGCCTAAACCGTGTGTAAATCGAAAGAGCCTATTTCGAATTaccatatgcattgaaactaccctaagaatatatatatgcataattCGAATTAGACAAATTTGAATCACAAATATCActactaatttgaattagtgttgGTTTGTCTAAATCGAATGAGGTTGATCTATTCGAATTACATACAGAGGAGTGCTATGAGTTAGCAtgttttgtgatttgtaataattaattagtcattattaatgattttaatGGTGCGAAATTTTAttcaagaatataaaaatactcactttatttttgttggttaaatGTTGGccaaatttcaataaaattgttaacctctaaatttttctttacataaaaatatatttttaaaagatttaagtaacattttttaattgGATAGAATTGTATAATATTTACCgctaattaatttatatatgtattttgtcCTTTAAATTATCATATGTCATTATCTTCAATCATTATTGTAGTGTTAGTTGTTGCGTTCATTTTgttaagaacaaaataaataaataaataactagcGTGTCACTCAGACTTGGCAAATTTTACAATAAGAATAAGAGTGTTCCCACTACAAAATAGTACATATTAAttcattaatataataatataagagTGATGTAACACGGTACATGAGAGGCACATGATCCATAATAAATTAGCTTTTACATACTAATTAAATTcatttgattaaattaaatcaCTTATGAAAATCAGATTAGATGAGATCAAATCCAATCTCCTTGAAAAGTTCCTAGCTACCGACCATATTACactaaatagaaaaaataaaaacatttgcataattataataagtaactgatgtaaatattttaaagcattaattatgttttagaaatataaaaatagtattTCTCTAAAGGAATATAACTTACCTATGAATTGAAGCTAaggtatttatttaattatttcatttatataaattaaatgaaattaagtTCTCTCATTCAATAAGAAACTAAAGAATTATTCCCAACTACTGGTGGCAGATCCATATCTGTTTTTTGGCTGTTAGCCATATATTTATAATGAATTCAATTATTTGTTGCCCTTTATATCAGTAATGTAGTGAAATAGAAAATTAGATAACAAAAGCTTAAggagaattttattattattatttatatatatccgTTACATGTCATCCAACAAAGTTGGAATGATAAGGATATTTGAGTTATTTTATCCTTTTGAGTAAGGATATATTGTCCTGTATGGTTTTAGCTTTAGTCAAATGAACAATCATTGaccattgaaaataaatacaatgacaAAAATTGAGATTTGTTATTATGTGAACATACAAAGTTGATTAAGAATTCGTGctaaaagttttaaaaactattttttaaagcttttgatttttaaaaagttatataaatgttgtttgatataattttttaaatatatttttaattttttaaaaagttgtttaagaatttttttaaaaataaaaataaaattaacNNNNNNNNNNNNNNNNNNNNNNNNNNNNNNNNNNNNNNNNNNNNNNNNNNNNNNNNNNNNNNNAAAATGAGTACAAATATCATCCTAAAgttaaattatcaatttcatGAAAATCAACTAcgtatattattaaatgtttatGACAATGATTCTCAATTTCATGAATTGCTCTTCCTTTAATAACATACCCACTCTCATATTCCTAAGTGAAAATATCATATGAAATATTTAAGAATGTGTTTAAGATTTAGAGTtcacaagaaaaaattttggtgtaaaaagtaaaataaacttttttatttattatttttttcttttttaaaatcaaactcaCAAACACACCATAAGCTAGGAGtatgtttaaactttaaagcATTATggaactttaaaaaaaaaaaaacttgttcATTATGAAATCTCGGATAGATAGGACATTCTAgaatttataatattctttaagccaaatgatgatgaaaatattGATACTTTAACTTATAAGTTATAAGCTAGGATCTTGTGTCATGTATGAAGCAATTGGTATGAGATTATATTCTTTGGTGACTTTGACCAATAATATCACAATTAAGGCAGTGCCCAAAATTTTCTTATTGTATCCAATAAAGATTTAACAAATAATATAACAAGATACcaatttgttatttattatatagatttattattattattattataagacAGAGTGGCACACCGTGTGAAGCCTGCAATGTCTATAAAAAAGAATTCTCAAAACTACCATCTAAATTCtaattgtatatattttatgtaacATTTTGTTAAAGTTTATAAtatgtttgaattttaatttgcaCAATGAAATTTAGATATGGCTTGGAAGATATCAATTGATTACCAACTCACATTTGATATGTATACAAATGTGTTAGATAGGCGCTGGAAAAAATATGGTTCATAAACAAACATGAGAGAGACTGCTGGGACCATAAgcaaaagaaattattaaattgatGGAAAGTAAACTTCACAAGTTCCCAATAGAtggaaaattatttatttattatctctTAGTAAATGATGTTATCCAACAAATTTGGAatgataattaaatatatagttTATCTTTGTGAACAACCGGACAatgatatttataatttgatatCCCATGCTTTTTAGCTTAGTCAAATAAACAATCTtctattgaaaataaataatcatgGCATTTTTTTAGCATCAATAATTCTGGCAAAATTCCATGATTCCATCATACAACTTGCTTATTATTCCTTCTGTCATTAGAGAAATTTTCTTAGAGAAGTTGTAAACTAAATTATGTTTATAACAAGGAgcatgaatcaaagacattattgtgCTAAAATTAGGTCGTTGTTCGAAAGCAATGCGTTGTATAACTTGAGTATGGTGTCAAATGAGCAAGAGCTGCTGTATCGGTGTCCGGATATAGTGTTAAATGAGTAAGGATTCTCGCGTTTTCATAAACGAATGAGGATAAATAAGTtagttcacaaagtaaaaggtaaaggtcaaagcgacagaaggttgagatttgggacatggaacataggcactctaacaggaaagtccatggaggtggtaGACACCATAATAAagaggaagattaacattatgtgtCTACAAGAAATAAAGTGGGTTGGTGCgaaggctagggagttggatacttCCAGTTTCAAAttttggtatacaggaaaggtgaaAAATAGGAATGaggttggaataattgtggataaaCAGTGAaagaaggacgtagtggatGTTAAGAGGGTGGGCaatcggatcatctctatcaaacttgtggtggagggaggtgtTTTCCATGTGATTAGCACCTATGCACCccaagtgggttcggacgaacaacacaagat
This sequence is a window from Arachis duranensis cultivar V14167 chromosome 2, aradu.V14167.gnm2.J7QH, whole genome shotgun sequence. Protein-coding genes within it:
- the LOC107476363 gene encoding 3'-5' exonuclease, with the translated sequence MGDPNHHENHDAPTQVSGTTRAIISVVDHNLPYDDYNLYDVIFHTHTIHTLLTTSPSRVDTWLSDTLNHHSSSTTTTTVLVGLDIEWRPNSHRNSNNPVATLQLCIGNRCLVFQILHSPSVPQSLVDFLVNEGHTFLGVGVEEDVEKLLEDYNLNVKNFVDLRNLAENVLGESEMKRAGLKSLAERVLGLEIEKPKRISRSRWDNAWLTAEQVQYACIDAFVSFEVGRMLYGFGNGNGF